A part of Capsicum annuum cultivar UCD-10X-F1 chromosome 6, UCD10Xv1.1, whole genome shotgun sequence genomic DNA contains:
- the LOC107872843 gene encoding auxin-responsive protein IAA29 isoform X2 translates to MELELGLALPNSHFVDPINSSNTTILNGNMINIDRFDDNFSQMKMKDDYSMASDGSNQVPIKTLPLLICNGQPNEDEDDDDGHQKRRTFEACYQEIKEENGVVGWPPIKSWRKKLLLNHEGGGGWNTNNIDHRNNIGIRNSMYVKVKMEGVAIGRKIDLRLYNSYQLLTNTLLQMFPRYENCNENDGSFTLLYQDKEGDWMLAGDVPWETFMETVQRIQILRNWKSGSRSTRKSSHIS, encoded by the exons ATGGAACTTGAACTTGGTCTTGCACTTCCTAATTCTCATTTTGTTGATCCCATCAACTCCTCCAATACTACTATCCTAAATGGTAACATGATTAATATAGACAGGTTTGATGACAACTTCTCACAAATGAAGATGAAGGATGATTATTCAATGGCTTCTGATGGTAGCAACCAAGTTCCTATTAAAACATTGCCTTTGCTTATATGCAATGGCCAACCAAATGaagatgaggatgatgatgatggtcaTCAAAAGAGGAGAACCTTTGAAGCTTGTTATCA GGAGATCAAGGAAGAAAATGGAGTAGTGGGGTGGCCACCAATTAAGTCATGGAGAAAAAAGCTACTACTAAATCATGAAGGTGGTGGTGGCTGGAACACAAATAATATTGATCATAGAAATAATATTGGAATAAGAAATTCAATGTATGTGAAAGTTAAAATGGAAGGAGTAGCAATTGGAAGAAAGATAGATCTAAGGCTATACAattcctatcaactccttactaACACATTACTCCAAATGTTTCCTCGAT ATGAGAATTGTAATGAAAATGATGGGAGCTTTACACTATTGTACCAAGACAAAGAAGGAGATTGGATGCTTGCAGGAGATGTACCATGGGA AACATTCATGGAGACTGTTCAAAGAATACAGATACTAAGGAATTGGAAGAGTGGATCAAGAAGTACAAGAAAATCATCCCATATTTCTTAA
- the LOC107872843 gene encoding auxin-responsive protein IAA9 isoform X1 yields MELELGLALPNSHFVDPINSSNTTILNGNMINIDRFDDNFSQMKMKDDYSMASDGSNQVPIKTLPLLICNGQPNEDEDDDDGHQKRRTFEACYQEIKEENGVVGWPPIKSWRKKLLLNHEGGGGWNTNNIDHRNNIGIRNSMYVKVKMEGVAIGRKIDLRLYNSYQLLTNTLLQMFPRSDENCNENDGSFTLLYQDKEGDWMLAGDVPWETFMETVQRIQILRNWKSGSRSTRKSSHIS; encoded by the exons ATGGAACTTGAACTTGGTCTTGCACTTCCTAATTCTCATTTTGTTGATCCCATCAACTCCTCCAATACTACTATCCTAAATGGTAACATGATTAATATAGACAGGTTTGATGACAACTTCTCACAAATGAAGATGAAGGATGATTATTCAATGGCTTCTGATGGTAGCAACCAAGTTCCTATTAAAACATTGCCTTTGCTTATATGCAATGGCCAACCAAATGaagatgaggatgatgatgatggtcaTCAAAAGAGGAGAACCTTTGAAGCTTGTTATCA GGAGATCAAGGAAGAAAATGGAGTAGTGGGGTGGCCACCAATTAAGTCATGGAGAAAAAAGCTACTACTAAATCATGAAGGTGGTGGTGGCTGGAACACAAATAATATTGATCATAGAAATAATATTGGAATAAGAAATTCAATGTATGTGAAAGTTAAAATGGAAGGAGTAGCAATTGGAAGAAAGATAGATCTAAGGCTATACAattcctatcaactccttactaACACATTACTCCAAATGTTTCCTCGAT CAGATGAGAATTGTAATGAAAATGATGGGAGCTTTACACTATTGTACCAAGACAAAGAAGGAGATTGGATGCTTGCAGGAGATGTACCATGGGA AACATTCATGGAGACTGTTCAAAGAATACAGATACTAAGGAATTGGAAGAGTGGATCAAGAAGTACAAGAAAATCATCCCATATTTCTTAA